One window of the Triticum dicoccoides isolate Atlit2015 ecotype Zavitan chromosome 3B, WEW_v2.0, whole genome shotgun sequence genome contains the following:
- the LOC119277754 gene encoding phospholipase ABHD3-like isoform X2, translating into MAAESAGELLRRAAALVPAEHYALAALVAVSVLAYRFVELHVIGDLLRGLRGRRVELTFHPASEIYHCVASKCRSLHGRYLATPWLASPHLQTLFLGIHGRPPSFTYKRQLYTVRDGGTIALDWLLAFDLEDEIISKDSSTPLLVVVPGLTSDSDAAYAKHLVHSMARKGWNVVVSNHRGLGGVSITSDCLYNGGWTEDVREVINYLHRKYPKAPMFCVGTSIGANILVKYLGEEGESTPLAGAASICSPWDLVVCDRFISRKLVQRFYDKALAFGLKGYAKLHQPVLARLANWEGIKKSRSIREFDHHATCIVAKYETVDTYYRRCSSASFVGNVSVPLLCISALDDPLCTREAIPWDECRANKNIVLATTQNGGHLAFFQGLTAGKLWWVGAVSEFLCALHDSSYMHRQKAEDHVLHSSLESSIDKSPYVNILADGMIAPVGNDGPPSSQITDDLKPDATVNSTQHDEQAKEVENKSVTDADTVPAQSPAAAGYAKQQGEERYVDKIRDAIAPVKRSVNKLARYQGRSVWLLAYVALVTSWPLLGSLAFMLFRKKSRNPLSAK; encoded by the exons atgGCAGCCGAGTCGGCCGGCGAGCTGCTGCGCCGCGCGGCGGCGCTGGTCCCTGCGGAGCACTACGCGCTCGCGGCCCTCGTCGCCGTGTCGGTCCTCGCGTACCGGTTCGTGGAGCTCCACGTCATCGGCGACCTCCTCCGCGGCCTCCGCGGCCGCCGCGTCGAGCTCACCTTCCACCCGGCCTCCGAGATCTACCACTGCGTCGCCTCCAAGTGCCGCTCGCTCCACGGCAG GTACCTGGCGACGCCTTGGCTTGCGAGCCCGCATTTGCAGACATTGTTCCTGGGAATCCATGGGAGACCGCCGTCCTTCACCTACAAAAG GCAACTGTACACAGTTCGTGATGGTGGAACCATTGCTTTGGATTGGCTGCTGGCCTTTGATTTGGAGG ATGAGATCATTTCAAAAGATTCTTCAACACCCCTTTTAGTTGTCGTCCCTGGATTAACCAGTGATTCTGATGCTGCT TATGCAAAACACTTGGTTCATTCCATGGCAAGAAAAGGGTGGAATGTTGTTGTAAGTAACCACAGGGGTCTTGGTGGTGTGTCCATTACA TCAGATTGCCTCTACAATGGTGGATGGACAGAAGATGTCCGAGAAGTTATTAATTATCTCCATCGCAAGTATCCAAAGGCTCCGATGTTCTGTGTTGGTACAAGCATAGGTGCCAATATTCTG GTCAAGTACCTTGGAGAAGAAGGTGAGAGTACTCCTCTGGCTGGTGCTGCATCTATTTGTTCTCCATGGGATCTGGTG GTATGTGACAGATTTATTTCCCGTAAGCTTGTGCAACGGTTTTATGACAAAGCCCTTGCATTTGGTCTAAAGGGCTATGCAAAGCT ACATCAACCTGTCTTGGCTCGCCTTGCAAATTGGGAGGGTATTAAAAAG tcACGCTCTATCCGGGAGTTTGACCACCATGCCACTTGCATTGTTGCAAAATATGAG ACTGTGGATACCTACTACCGCCGGTGCAGCAGTGCTAGTTTTGTTGGTAATGTGTCAGTTCCCTTGCTTTGTATAAGTGCTTTGGATGACCCCCTTTGCACAAGAGAGGCAATTCCTTGGGATGAATGCAG AGCCAACAAGAACATTGTTTTGGCGACTACTCAGAATGGTGGCCATCTTGCATTTTTTCAAGGACTAACTGCTGGAAAACTATG GTGGGTCGGAGCTGTGTCTGAGTTCCTCTGTGCTCTGCACGACAGCTCGTACATGCATCGACAAAAG GCGGAAGATCATGTCTTGCATTCTTCACTGGAGTCGTCCATTGACAAGAGCCCGTACGTCAACATCCTTGCAGACGGAATGATAGCTCCGGTCGGAAACGATGGCCCCCCTTCTAGCCAGATCACCGATGATCTGAAGCCGGATGCCACGGTGAACAGCACACAACATGATGAACAAGCCAAGGAAGTGGAGAACAAAAGCGTCACGGATGCAGATACAGTGCCCGCTCAAAGCCCTGCAGCTGCAGGGTACGCAAAGCAGCAAGGGGAGGAACGCTACGTTGATAAGATCCGCGACGCCATCGCTCCCGTCAAGAGATCCGTAAACAAGCTCGCCCGGTACCAAGGGAGGTCGGTCTGGCTCCTCGCGTACGTTGCCTTGGTGACATCGTGGCCGCTGCTTGGCTCCCTGGCTTTCATGCTCTTCAGGAAAAAGTCGAGGAATCCTCTGTCCGCCAAGTAA
- the LOC119277754 gene encoding phospholipase ABHD3-like isoform X3: protein MAAESAGELLRRAAALVPAEHYALAALVAVSVLAYRFVELHVIGDLLRGLRGRRVELTFHPASEIYHCVASKCRSLHGRYLATPWLASPHLQTLFLGIHGRPPSFTYKRQLYTVRDGGTIALDWLLAFDLEDADEIISKDSSTPLLVVVPGLTSDSDAAYAKHLVHSMARKGWNVVVSNHRGLGGVSITSDCLYNGGWTEDVREVINYLHRKYPKAPMFCVGTSIGANILVKYLGEEGESTPLAGAASICSPWDLVVCDRFISRKLVQRFYDKALAFGLKGYAKLHQPVLARLANWEGIKKSRSIREFDHHATCIVAKYETVDTYYRRCSSASFVGNVSVPLLCISALDDPLCTREAIPWDECRWVGAVSEFLCALHDSSYMHRQKAEDHVLHSSLESSIDKSPYVNILADGMIAPVGNDGPPSSQITDDLKPDATVNSTQHDEQAKEVENKSVTDADTVPAQSPAAAGYAKQQGEERYVDKIRDAIAPVKRSVNKLARYQGRSVWLLAYVALVTSWPLLGSLAFMLFRKKSRNPLSAK, encoded by the exons atgGCAGCCGAGTCGGCCGGCGAGCTGCTGCGCCGCGCGGCGGCGCTGGTCCCTGCGGAGCACTACGCGCTCGCGGCCCTCGTCGCCGTGTCGGTCCTCGCGTACCGGTTCGTGGAGCTCCACGTCATCGGCGACCTCCTCCGCGGCCTCCGCGGCCGCCGCGTCGAGCTCACCTTCCACCCGGCCTCCGAGATCTACCACTGCGTCGCCTCCAAGTGCCGCTCGCTCCACGGCAG GTACCTGGCGACGCCTTGGCTTGCGAGCCCGCATTTGCAGACATTGTTCCTGGGAATCCATGGGAGACCGCCGTCCTTCACCTACAAAAG GCAACTGTACACAGTTCGTGATGGTGGAACCATTGCTTTGGATTGGCTGCTGGCCTTTGATTTGGAGG ATGCAGATGAGATCATTTCAAAAGATTCTTCAACACCCCTTTTAGTTGTCGTCCCTGGATTAACCAGTGATTCTGATGCTGCT TATGCAAAACACTTGGTTCATTCCATGGCAAGAAAAGGGTGGAATGTTGTTGTAAGTAACCACAGGGGTCTTGGTGGTGTGTCCATTACA TCAGATTGCCTCTACAATGGTGGATGGACAGAAGATGTCCGAGAAGTTATTAATTATCTCCATCGCAAGTATCCAAAGGCTCCGATGTTCTGTGTTGGTACAAGCATAGGTGCCAATATTCTG GTCAAGTACCTTGGAGAAGAAGGTGAGAGTACTCCTCTGGCTGGTGCTGCATCTATTTGTTCTCCATGGGATCTGGTG GTATGTGACAGATTTATTTCCCGTAAGCTTGTGCAACGGTTTTATGACAAAGCCCTTGCATTTGGTCTAAAGGGCTATGCAAAGCT ACATCAACCTGTCTTGGCTCGCCTTGCAAATTGGGAGGGTATTAAAAAG tcACGCTCTATCCGGGAGTTTGACCACCATGCCACTTGCATTGTTGCAAAATATGAG ACTGTGGATACCTACTACCGCCGGTGCAGCAGTGCTAGTTTTGTTGGTAATGTGTCAGTTCCCTTGCTTTGTATAAGTGCTTTGGATGACCCCCTTTGCACAAGAGAGGCAATTCCTTGGGATGAATGCAG GTGGGTCGGAGCTGTGTCTGAGTTCCTCTGTGCTCTGCACGACAGCTCGTACATGCATCGACAAAAG GCGGAAGATCATGTCTTGCATTCTTCACTGGAGTCGTCCATTGACAAGAGCCCGTACGTCAACATCCTTGCAGACGGAATGATAGCTCCGGTCGGAAACGATGGCCCCCCTTCTAGCCAGATCACCGATGATCTGAAGCCGGATGCCACGGTGAACAGCACACAACATGATGAACAAGCCAAGGAAGTGGAGAACAAAAGCGTCACGGATGCAGATACAGTGCCCGCTCAAAGCCCTGCAGCTGCAGGGTACGCAAAGCAGCAAGGGGAGGAACGCTACGTTGATAAGATCCGCGACGCCATCGCTCCCGTCAAGAGATCCGTAAACAAGCTCGCCCGGTACCAAGGGAGGTCGGTCTGGCTCCTCGCGTACGTTGCCTTGGTGACATCGTGGCCGCTGCTTGGCTCCCTGGCTTTCATGCTCTTCAGGAAAAAGTCGAGGAATCCTCTGTCCGCCAAGTAA
- the LOC119277754 gene encoding phospholipase ABHD3-like isoform X1 produces MAAESAGELLRRAAALVPAEHYALAALVAVSVLAYRFVELHVIGDLLRGLRGRRVELTFHPASEIYHCVASKCRSLHGRYLATPWLASPHLQTLFLGIHGRPPSFTYKRQLYTVRDGGTIALDWLLAFDLEDADEIISKDSSTPLLVVVPGLTSDSDAAYAKHLVHSMARKGWNVVVSNHRGLGGVSITSDCLYNGGWTEDVREVINYLHRKYPKAPMFCVGTSIGANILVKYLGEEGESTPLAGAASICSPWDLVVCDRFISRKLVQRFYDKALAFGLKGYAKLHQPVLARLANWEGIKKSRSIREFDHHATCIVAKYETVDTYYRRCSSASFVGNVSVPLLCISALDDPLCTREAIPWDECRANKNIVLATTQNGGHLAFFQGLTAGKLWWVGAVSEFLCALHDSSYMHRQKAEDHVLHSSLESSIDKSPYVNILADGMIAPVGNDGPPSSQITDDLKPDATVNSTQHDEQAKEVENKSVTDADTVPAQSPAAAGYAKQQGEERYVDKIRDAIAPVKRSVNKLARYQGRSVWLLAYVALVTSWPLLGSLAFMLFRKKSRNPLSAK; encoded by the exons atgGCAGCCGAGTCGGCCGGCGAGCTGCTGCGCCGCGCGGCGGCGCTGGTCCCTGCGGAGCACTACGCGCTCGCGGCCCTCGTCGCCGTGTCGGTCCTCGCGTACCGGTTCGTGGAGCTCCACGTCATCGGCGACCTCCTCCGCGGCCTCCGCGGCCGCCGCGTCGAGCTCACCTTCCACCCGGCCTCCGAGATCTACCACTGCGTCGCCTCCAAGTGCCGCTCGCTCCACGGCAG GTACCTGGCGACGCCTTGGCTTGCGAGCCCGCATTTGCAGACATTGTTCCTGGGAATCCATGGGAGACCGCCGTCCTTCACCTACAAAAG GCAACTGTACACAGTTCGTGATGGTGGAACCATTGCTTTGGATTGGCTGCTGGCCTTTGATTTGGAGG ATGCAGATGAGATCATTTCAAAAGATTCTTCAACACCCCTTTTAGTTGTCGTCCCTGGATTAACCAGTGATTCTGATGCTGCT TATGCAAAACACTTGGTTCATTCCATGGCAAGAAAAGGGTGGAATGTTGTTGTAAGTAACCACAGGGGTCTTGGTGGTGTGTCCATTACA TCAGATTGCCTCTACAATGGTGGATGGACAGAAGATGTCCGAGAAGTTATTAATTATCTCCATCGCAAGTATCCAAAGGCTCCGATGTTCTGTGTTGGTACAAGCATAGGTGCCAATATTCTG GTCAAGTACCTTGGAGAAGAAGGTGAGAGTACTCCTCTGGCTGGTGCTGCATCTATTTGTTCTCCATGGGATCTGGTG GTATGTGACAGATTTATTTCCCGTAAGCTTGTGCAACGGTTTTATGACAAAGCCCTTGCATTTGGTCTAAAGGGCTATGCAAAGCT ACATCAACCTGTCTTGGCTCGCCTTGCAAATTGGGAGGGTATTAAAAAG tcACGCTCTATCCGGGAGTTTGACCACCATGCCACTTGCATTGTTGCAAAATATGAG ACTGTGGATACCTACTACCGCCGGTGCAGCAGTGCTAGTTTTGTTGGTAATGTGTCAGTTCCCTTGCTTTGTATAAGTGCTTTGGATGACCCCCTTTGCACAAGAGAGGCAATTCCTTGGGATGAATGCAG AGCCAACAAGAACATTGTTTTGGCGACTACTCAGAATGGTGGCCATCTTGCATTTTTTCAAGGACTAACTGCTGGAAAACTATG GTGGGTCGGAGCTGTGTCTGAGTTCCTCTGTGCTCTGCACGACAGCTCGTACATGCATCGACAAAAG GCGGAAGATCATGTCTTGCATTCTTCACTGGAGTCGTCCATTGACAAGAGCCCGTACGTCAACATCCTTGCAGACGGAATGATAGCTCCGGTCGGAAACGATGGCCCCCCTTCTAGCCAGATCACCGATGATCTGAAGCCGGATGCCACGGTGAACAGCACACAACATGATGAACAAGCCAAGGAAGTGGAGAACAAAAGCGTCACGGATGCAGATACAGTGCCCGCTCAAAGCCCTGCAGCTGCAGGGTACGCAAAGCAGCAAGGGGAGGAACGCTACGTTGATAAGATCCGCGACGCCATCGCTCCCGTCAAGAGATCCGTAAACAAGCTCGCCCGGTACCAAGGGAGGTCGGTCTGGCTCCTCGCGTACGTTGCCTTGGTGACATCGTGGCCGCTGCTTGGCTCCCTGGCTTTCATGCTCTTCAGGAAAAAGTCGAGGAATCCTCTGTCCGCCAAGTAA